The proteins below are encoded in one region of Paralysiella testudinis:
- a CDS encoding glycosyltransferase → MALRVLHFVTGGFSGATQVAIDLVGAHNSMADMVCLLVLRQKKTTTATHLQQLQQSGIPYHLVSGAMHWLTIYQLMKLCTTWKPDILVAHGFPEHLLGRWAGLWAKVPHLVQVEHSTKERYTRWRLWQSRYLSARSSCVIGVSQGVLQTLATQQLRAPKIVAVPNGIETEKYLSQDAVHLSKRPNDLIMVARFAKDKDHATVVQAMAYLKQWKIDTRLMLVGGGKQRYQQAIKQLAQAQGVAEQIDFAGRSNQVAALLAQNKIFVLSSLREGLSLSVLEAMAAGCVVVASRTHGISELIIDGVDGFLFDEHDAQGLAKILKTILQAPDQFNALAERGRAKVAQYYDKEHMAQAYADLLRSLVLSCDDLKR, encoded by the coding sequence ATGGCTTTACGCGTTTTACACTTTGTAACCGGCGGTTTTTCAGGTGCCACCCAAGTAGCGATTGATTTGGTGGGTGCACATAATTCAATGGCGGATATGGTGTGCTTATTGGTTTTACGTCAAAAAAAAACCACCACTGCCACTCATTTGCAACAATTGCAACAAAGCGGGATTCCTTACCATCTGGTTAGCGGTGCAATGCATTGGCTTACCATTTACCAATTGATGAAATTATGCACAACTTGGAAACCCGATATCTTGGTGGCGCATGGGTTCCCCGAACACCTACTCGGGCGCTGGGCTGGCTTATGGGCGAAAGTGCCACACCTGGTGCAAGTGGAGCACTCTACCAAGGAGCGCTATACCCGTTGGCGTTTGTGGCAATCCAGATACTTGAGTGCCCGCAGTTCATGCGTGATCGGGGTGTCCCAAGGTGTGCTGCAAACACTGGCAACGCAGCAATTGCGCGCCCCAAAAATAGTGGCTGTCCCCAACGGTATTGAAACCGAAAAATACCTGAGTCAAGATGCTGTTCATTTGTCCAAGCGGCCAAATGATCTGATTATGGTGGCTCGTTTTGCCAAAGACAAAGACCATGCCACAGTTGTGCAGGCCATGGCATATTTAAAGCAGTGGAAAATCGATACCCGGCTGATGTTGGTGGGCGGCGGCAAACAGCGCTATCAACAGGCAATAAAACAATTGGCTCAGGCGCAGGGCGTGGCGGAGCAAATTGATTTTGCCGGGCGCAGCAACCAGGTGGCAGCATTGCTGGCACAAAATAAAATTTTTGTACTGTCCAGTTTGCGTGAGGGCTTGAGCTTATCGGTATTGGAAGCGATGGCTGCAGGCTGTGTGGTGGTGGCAAGCCGCACGCATGGCATTAGTGAGTTAATTATTGATGGTGTGGATGGTTTTTTGTTTGATGAGCACGATGCACAGGGATTGGCAAAAATACTGAAAACCATTTTACAGGCACCGGATCAGTTTAATGCGCTCGCTGAGCGTGGGCGGGCAAAAGTGGCTCAATATTATGATAAAGAGCATATGGCTCAGGCCTATGCTGATTTACTACGCAGCTTGGTGCTGTCTTGTGATGATTTGAAACGGTAA
- the glf gene encoding UDP-galactopyranose mutase, translating into MKDYLIVGSGLFGSVFAHEANKRGKKCLVIDKRNHLGGNVYCENIAGIQVHKYGAHIFHTNDEAIWQYVNQFVKFNNYVNSPVALAKGKLYNLPFNMNTFYQLWGVKTPAEAAEKLQHQIEQYGVPNPQNLEEQALSLVGKDIYDILIKEYTEKQWGKKATELPSFIIKRLPVRFRFDNNYFNDRFQGIPIGGYNGLINGLLDGIETLTDADYFADRTYYDNLAEKVVYTGKIDEYFAYEFGQLEYRSLRFETELLNQPNYQGNAVINYNDADIPFTRIIEHKHFEFGTQEKTVITREYPQNWTPEKEAYYPVNDDKNQRIYKQYRTKADTIEKVIFGGRLAEYRYYDMHQVIASALKTVKNEFQNQ; encoded by the coding sequence ATGAAAGATTATTTAATTGTTGGTAGCGGGTTATTTGGCAGCGTTTTTGCACATGAAGCAAATAAGCGTGGAAAAAAATGCTTGGTTATTGACAAAAGAAATCATTTGGGTGGCAATGTTTATTGTGAAAATATTGCCGGCATTCAAGTACATAAATATGGCGCACATATTTTTCATACCAATGATGAAGCTATTTGGCAATACGTGAACCAGTTTGTAAAATTCAATAATTATGTCAATAGCCCGGTCGCCTTGGCTAAGGGGAAATTATATAACCTGCCGTTCAATATGAATACGTTTTATCAACTGTGGGGTGTAAAAACACCGGCAGAGGCCGCTGAAAAACTTCAACATCAGATTGAACAATATGGGGTGCCCAACCCGCAAAATTTAGAAGAGCAAGCATTGTCATTGGTTGGCAAAGATATATATGACATCTTGATTAAAGAATACACTGAAAAACAGTGGGGGAAAAAGGCTACTGAATTGCCGAGCTTTATTATCAAACGTTTACCGGTACGTTTTCGCTTTGATAATAATTATTTTAATGATCGTTTTCAGGGTATTCCGATTGGAGGTTACAATGGTCTGATTAATGGATTATTGGATGGAATCGAGACTTTAACCGACGCGGATTATTTTGCTGACCGTACTTACTATGATAATTTGGCTGAAAAAGTAGTATACACAGGGAAAATTGACGAATATTTTGCGTATGAATTTGGACAATTAGAATACCGGTCCCTAAGGTTTGAAACCGAATTATTAAATCAGCCTAATTACCAGGGTAATGCGGTGATTAATTATAACGATGCCGATATACCCTTTACTCGCATCATTGAGCACAAGCACTTTGAATTCGGTACGCAAGAAAAAACCGTTATCACCCGTGAATATCCGCAAAATTGGACGCCCGAAAAAGAAGCTTACTATCCTGTAAATGATGATAAAAATCAACGTATTTATAAGCAATATAGAACAAAGGCGGATACGATTGAAAAAGTTATCTTTGGTGGTCGGTTAGCTGAGTATCGGTATTATGATATGCATCAGGTCATTGCGTCTGCATTGAAAACGGTCAAAAACGAATTTCAAAACCAATAA
- a CDS encoding glycosyltransferase family 2 protein → MQLSILIPVYGVARYLPVLLEILSLSLPEQAEVIFFDDASPDDSVRLIQQFQAAHAHLSVRLIRSPHNIGLTRARAALLDASQAEYVWFVDSDDLIDGDAISAIATVLAEHQPDVLLFDYTVFYDGSGAVKKQEQLAIDTANSLVGNHHHALYQLAIMDGKHYFWNKVFRRRCIEGVVDFQIPAFEDIAYTPILLDQCQSYYYLPRSLVHYRIRSDSIAQTVGLKQVYGLTAYLLQADYARKQLGAGRAYAYLLYKACMYYYRMHSNLQRSDLSGAQYQQVLVFLQTEYAKKQLNERQICVLLWRQGLMAKALKLVAKSLQMSIIDVFRRR, encoded by the coding sequence ATGCAATTGAGTATTCTGATTCCCGTTTATGGTGTGGCACGCTATCTGCCCGTATTGCTGGAAATATTGTCTTTGTCGTTGCCGGAGCAGGCAGAGGTGATTTTTTTTGATGATGCTTCACCAGATGACTCGGTTCGCTTGATACAGCAGTTTCAGGCAGCCCATGCCCATCTGTCGGTTCGGCTAATCCGGTCGCCGCACAATATCGGCTTAACCCGCGCGCGCGCGGCACTGTTGGATGCCAGCCAAGCGGAATATGTGTGGTTTGTTGATTCGGATGATTTGATTGATGGCGATGCGATTAGCGCCATTGCAACGGTGCTGGCCGAGCATCAGCCTGATGTGTTGTTGTTTGACTATACGGTTTTTTATGATGGCAGCGGTGCGGTGAAAAAGCAGGAACAACTGGCGATTGATACGGCCAACAGTTTGGTGGGCAATCACCACCATGCGCTTTACCAGCTGGCCATTATGGATGGCAAACATTATTTTTGGAACAAGGTATTCCGGCGCCGCTGTATTGAAGGGGTGGTGGATTTTCAGATTCCGGCATTCGAGGATATTGCTTATACCCCGATTCTGCTGGATCAATGCCAAAGCTATTATTATCTGCCCCGCTCCTTGGTGCATTATCGCATTCGCAGCGATTCCATTGCTCAAACCGTGGGCCTCAAACAGGTTTACGGTCTAACTGCTTATTTATTACAGGCGGATTATGCCCGCAAGCAGTTGGGTGCCGGGCGGGCTTATGCCTATTTGTTGTATAAAGCCTGTATGTATTATTACCGTATGCACAGCAATTTGCAGCGCAGTGATTTGAGTGGTGCGCAATATCAGCAAGTTTTGGTTTTTTTACAAACGGAATATGCTAAAAAACAGCTGAATGAAAGGCAAATCTGTGTGTTGTTATGGCGGCAGGGGTTGATGGCAAAAGCGCTAAAATTGGTGGCTAAATCACTGCAAATGAGCATTATTGATGTTTTTAGACGGCGATGA
- a CDS encoding glycosyltransferase family protein, translated as MSPDGTDCLLLRFGQHAGAGFGAGLFIFDRICVFPVENGFEINIVFLANAAMLSSDSCISFLILGVVLALPCNMLAISRSLLIGVMILHKIQGLNNYIEPTMFETLYHLAKTQNLDVARCNYYCFTQHDKFKQDLHYIPVDTVVRPLDEAAIFYQAPSIWVNLYRKEFLNQNNIRFLETPGASYQDTSFSFKVYACCQRFMFIDQPLLNYRIDNANSSINNKDKVFCVCTEYDEILSFAKQHEQIYQRLKYHIPMLRFGAYSWNYSRIHPKYRMGFLKAWGNTITDDVLAERIHADVTPFRKRKKMWFIRHLPIVYKWRKKAL; from the coding sequence ATGTCGCCGGACGGTACAGATTGCCTGCTGCTCCGATTCGGTCAACACGCTGGGGCGGGTTTTGGGGCCGGACTTTTTATCTTCGACCGAATCTGCGTGTTTCCAGTAGAGAACGGTTTTGAAATTAATATTGTATTTTTAGCTAACGCTGCGATGCTCTCTTCAGACTCTTGTATTTCTTTTCTGATTCTAGGCGTAGTCTTGGCGTTACCATGCAATATGCTTGCCATAAGTCGGTCTCTTTTAATTGGGGTAATGATACTCCATAAAATTCAGGGACTAAACAACTATATAGAGCCAACCATGTTTGAAACCCTTTATCATTTAGCCAAAACACAGAATCTGGATGTTGCCCGTTGCAATTATTATTGTTTCACCCAGCATGATAAGTTTAAGCAGGATTTGCACTATATTCCAGTTGATACTGTGGTTCGTCCCTTAGACGAAGCGGCCATCTTTTATCAAGCACCTTCTATTTGGGTCAACTTATATCGCAAGGAATTTCTTAATCAGAACAATATCCGTTTTTTAGAAACACCGGGTGCTTCCTATCAGGATACTTCGTTTTCTTTTAAAGTATATGCATGTTGCCAGCGATTTATGTTTATTGACCAGCCTTTACTGAATTACCGTATAGACAATGCCAATTCCTCGATTAACAATAAAGATAAAGTATTTTGTGTTTGCACCGAATATGATGAAATTTTGTCATTCGCTAAACAACATGAGCAAATCTATCAACGCTTAAAGTATCATATTCCCATGTTAAGATTTGGTGCGTATTCATGGAATTATTCACGTATTCATCCTAAATACCGAATGGGTTTTTTAAAAGCATGGGGGAATACCATCACTGATGACGTTTTGGCTGAACGGATTCACGCAGACGTAACCCCCTTTCGAAAAAGAAAAAAAATGTGGTTTATACGGCATCTGCCAATTGTATATAAATGGCGCAAAAAGGCTCTGTGA
- a CDS encoding glycosyltransferase family 2 protein, whose product MAQKGSVKMEKLSVIIPVYNMSKYLEKCLDSVLAQTYSNLEIICINDGSTDNSAAILAAYAQKDPRIIVIHQKNSGLSITRNNGIRRATGVFLTFLDSDDFINPETYQLCVPLFQLNVDVVFFGCKVVTETNAIKWDSDDDYYSVRQDGLVELTPQILLHENVSSWNKVYKTAVILEKQIYFPEHLLYEDAEFYWKYMANAQKAYFIQNKLYNYLRRNNSIMANTFRGTDKAIDHLRVLDNVLAYFGLNIKYDDFMKKLAPQLFESYFWFSYQHAIPEKRKDILQFSLHIIDKYRLRQLFPESKFIKNMVDKKYHKYKNIDEYSFAQKIFSIKKCNLKNMFIFLVLSLSWKEKI is encoded by the coding sequence ATGGCGCAAAAAGGCTCTGTGAAAATGGAAAAGCTTTCAGTTATTATTCCAGTATACAATATGAGCAAATATCTGGAGAAATGTTTAGACAGCGTATTGGCTCAAACCTATTCCAATTTGGAAATTATTTGCATCAATGACGGCTCTACAGATAATTCGGCTGCTATATTGGCAGCCTACGCACAAAAAGATCCGCGCATTATTGTGATTCATCAGAAAAACTCAGGGTTATCAATTACCCGGAATAATGGTATTAGGCGTGCAACAGGTGTATTTTTAACATTTCTTGATTCGGATGACTTTATTAATCCGGAAACCTATCAACTGTGTGTACCTTTGTTTCAGTTAAATGTGGATGTGGTTTTCTTTGGCTGCAAAGTGGTTACAGAAACCAATGCCATAAAATGGGATTCTGATGATGACTATTATTCGGTTCGCCAAGATGGGTTGGTTGAGCTAACGCCTCAAATTTTATTGCATGAAAATGTATCTTCTTGGAATAAAGTCTATAAAACTGCAGTCATTTTAGAAAAGCAAATTTATTTCCCCGAGCATCTGTTGTATGAAGATGCGGAATTTTATTGGAAATACATGGCTAATGCGCAAAAAGCTTATTTTATTCAAAATAAGCTATACAATTATTTGCGGCGTAATAATTCAATAATGGCTAATACTTTTAGAGGCACAGATAAAGCAATAGACCATTTGAGGGTTCTTGATAATGTGCTGGCTTATTTTGGATTAAATATAAAGTATGATGATTTTATGAAAAAACTGGCTCCCCAGTTGTTTGAGTCATATTTTTGGTTTTCATATCAACATGCCATTCCGGAAAAACGCAAAGATATATTGCAATTTTCTTTGCATATTATTGATAAATATCGGTTACGGCAATTATTTCCTGAGAGTAAATTCATCAAAAATATGGTTGATAAAAAATACCATAAATACAAAAATATTGATGAATATAGTTTCGCACAAAAAATATTTTCAATTAAAAAATGCAATTTAAAAAATATGTTTATATTTCTGGTTTTAAGTTTGAGCTGGAAAGAAAAAATATAA
- a CDS encoding glucosamine inositolphosphorylceramide transferase family protein — MKLKKYFFHEEWNIGIMPLPETASINAVPDLLASASVYWLSRRFHFQADPFAVQQGELLYVFYEALNHHWVRGRIRCRVLNAKMQELEDFEIEGVNDLRCHLSFPFVFKYKNQWYMIPEAHELGKIVLFKATDFPKKWQYTATLIEGIKLVDSFLWQRPEGLYLISAEHKTNRQTVYFSRELTHGWQPYTGKVDSENQHTRPGGGVWHQNSMAYVPFQECGAQEYGQSLYLKQIKVDDKGMTSSTEAHLLPFSSDYPSGIHTLNISKNYLIVDAKRWVFQPLNFFIRKFRQLRTKLSKPEHGVYE; from the coding sequence ATGAAATTGAAAAAATATTTTTTTCATGAAGAATGGAATATCGGCATTATGCCATTGCCTGAAACAGCATCAATCAATGCCGTGCCCGATTTATTGGCCTCGGCATCGGTTTATTGGCTGTCGCGGCGGTTTCATTTTCAGGCTGACCCGTTTGCAGTGCAGCAAGGTGAGCTTCTGTATGTGTTTTATGAGGCGCTGAATCATCATTGGGTGCGTGGCCGCATCCGCTGCAGGGTGCTAAACGCTAAAATGCAAGAGTTGGAAGATTTTGAGATTGAAGGCGTTAATGATTTACGCTGCCACCTTTCATTTCCATTTGTATTTAAATATAAAAATCAATGGTATATGATTCCTGAGGCGCATGAGTTGGGAAAAATCGTTTTATTTAAAGCCACTGATTTCCCCAAAAAATGGCAATACACCGCCACACTGATAGAAGGCATTAAATTAGTGGATTCTTTTTTGTGGCAACGGCCGGAAGGACTGTATTTGATTTCGGCAGAGCACAAAACCAACCGGCAAACAGTTTACTTTAGTCGCGAGCTAACCCATGGCTGGCAGCCTTATACAGGTAAAGTTGATTCTGAAAATCAGCATACCCGGCCGGGCGGCGGTGTTTGGCATCAGAACAGCATGGCTTATGTGCCATTTCAGGAGTGTGGCGCCCAAGAATATGGCCAATCACTTTATTTAAAACAAATTAAAGTGGATGATAAAGGTATGACCAGCAGCACAGAGGCCCACCTGCTTCCTTTCTCTTCGGATTATCCCAGTGGGATTCATACGCTGAATATCAGCAAAAATTATCTGATTGTGGATGCCAAACGCTGGGTATTTCAACCGTTAAATTTTTTTATCAGAAAATTCAGACAACTGCGGACAAAACTTTCCAAGCCGGAGCATGGAGTTTATGAATAA
- a CDS encoding glycosyltransferase family 2 protein, with protein sequence MNKASKKLSILVPVYNVEHYVAECIESILAQMDEQTELILMNDASTDNSGEIVAQYSTHPWVSIVHAPRNRGLSATRNALRKLAQGEYIWFVDSDDVMCTGAISTVMAQIEATPVDVLIGDYFFWDEGKGIKRQEKSFIGRVAAGKVFQNKQGSFLKNITQSNKNYVWNKIYRHELIAGLDFVEGVKFEDIYFMTDLAEKCRNYVYCDYVLIAYRVRAGSIVTNINEQYIDDYLGAFINRLERWRQWYPDHQDKFEDYLAYKIVKRYAGQITELGKNRQAIMDNRLLICYIYYKYNDVFMRYYHEYSKGLNIFRLYAVNKKLKEIRHIMLQLEEVE encoded by the coding sequence ATGAATAAAGCATCTAAAAAATTGAGTATTTTGGTGCCGGTATACAATGTTGAGCACTATGTGGCCGAGTGCATCGAATCTATTCTGGCTCAAATGGATGAGCAGACGGAATTGATTTTAATGAATGATGCGTCAACCGATAATAGTGGCGAGATTGTGGCGCAATACAGCACGCACCCATGGGTAAGCATTGTGCATGCACCACGCAATCGAGGCTTGTCCGCCACACGTAATGCGTTACGAAAGCTGGCACAAGGGGAATATATTTGGTTTGTTGATTCTGATGATGTGATGTGTACCGGTGCCATAAGCACGGTGATGGCACAAATTGAAGCCACCCCGGTGGATGTGCTGATTGGGGATTATTTTTTCTGGGATGAAGGAAAGGGAATTAAGAGGCAGGAAAAGTCGTTTATTGGTCGTGTAGCAGCAGGCAAAGTGTTTCAAAACAAGCAAGGTAGCTTCCTTAAGAACATTACCCAAAGCAATAAAAACTATGTTTGGAACAAAATATACCGGCATGAATTGATTGCCGGTTTGGATTTTGTGGAGGGCGTAAAATTTGAAGATATCTATTTTATGACCGATTTGGCTGAAAAATGCCGAAATTATGTATATTGTGATTATGTATTAATTGCGTATCGGGTCAGGGCTGGGTCAATTGTGACCAACATTAATGAACAATATATTGACGATTATCTGGGGGCATTTATTAATCGTCTGGAGCGCTGGCGTCAGTGGTATCCGGATCATCAAGATAAATTTGAAGATTATCTGGCATATAAAATTGTTAAACGTTATGCGGGGCAAATTACCGAACTGGGTAAAAACAGGCAAGCAATAATGGATAATAGATTGTTAATATGCTACATATATTATAAATATAATGATGTGTTTATGCGCTACTATCATGAATATTCAAAAGGACTAAATATATTTAGATTATATGCGGTTAATAAAAAATTAAAAGAAATACGGCATATTATGTTGCAATTGGAAGAAGTCGAATAG